Proteins encoded by one window of Winogradskyella sp. PG-2:
- a CDS encoding helix-turn-helix domain-containing protein — protein MDFTFSFNEKSGLLLVFFFHGIIFSFLTLRKSIVNNHNASKWLSLLLFLYAMYIAPHMLGYAGWYRKGLSREILFFIPFMQVFLIGPVVYFYTKSQLNYNFKISKKDYLHFVPAVLYLIYSLIVFVTDKLILDDYYFYANNRDKDLANWYQVLGLLSMSFYLVLSLRFYFNYKKLVFNKVSYAETVLFQWIRNFMIAFLGILILRVLFFIINPDWGQFGRQFWHYITFSFVFYYIAITGYSNVIKQISLANEKLKTINVFEDEFQISDDEIKPIENEKDNQIWKDKLSVLMSEKRLFENPRLTLQDVANELNITTKTVSSVVNTTFKMNFNDFVNHHRIESVKEKLSLGEHKTSTLLGIALDSGFNSKATFNRAFKKSTSLSPKDYIQKLS, from the coding sequence TTGGATTTTACTTTTAGTTTTAATGAAAAGAGTGGGCTATTACTCGTTTTCTTTTTTCATGGCATTATCTTTTCATTTTTAACACTCAGAAAAAGCATTGTTAATAATCATAACGCAAGTAAATGGTTAAGCCTACTGTTATTTTTATATGCCATGTATATTGCACCTCACATGCTTGGTTATGCTGGTTGGTACCGTAAAGGTCTAAGTCGTGAAATCTTGTTTTTTATACCCTTTATGCAAGTTTTTCTTATTGGTCCTGTAGTTTATTTTTATACCAAAAGTCAGCTAAATTATAATTTTAAAATATCAAAAAAAGATTATTTACATTTTGTGCCAGCGGTACTATATCTTATTTACAGTTTGATTGTTTTTGTAACTGATAAACTCATTTTAGACGACTATTATTTTTATGCAAATAATCGAGATAAAGATTTAGCCAATTGGTATCAAGTATTAGGTTTGCTTTCAATGAGCTTTTATTTGGTATTGAGTTTACGCTTTTATTTTAACTACAAAAAATTAGTTTTTAATAAGGTCAGTTATGCTGAAACTGTATTGTTTCAATGGATTAGAAATTTTATGATCGCCTTTTTAGGAATTTTAATATTACGTGTTTTGTTCTTTATTATAAATCCTGATTGGGGTCAGTTTGGCAGGCAATTTTGGCATTATATTACGTTTTCATTTGTGTTTTATTATATAGCAATAACAGGTTATTCTAATGTTATTAAACAAATTTCTTTAGCTAATGAAAAACTAAAAACTATTAATGTATTTGAGGACGAGTTTCAAATATCTGATGATGAAATCAAACCTATTGAAAACGAAAAAGACAATCAGATTTGGAAAGACAAATTATCAGTATTAATGTCTGAAAAACGCTTATTTGAAAACCCACGTTTAACACTGCAAGATGTGGCAAATGAATTAAATATAACTACCAAAACCGTATCTTCTGTTGTGAATACAACTTTTAAAATGAACTTTAACGACTTTGTTAATCATCACAGAATTGAATCTGTTAAAGAAAAGTTGAGTCTTGGCGAACACAAAACCTCAACACTTCTGGGTATAGCATTAGATTCTGGTTTTAATAGTAAAGCTACTTTTAATCGGGCGTTTAAAAAAAGCACATCGCTTTCGCCAAAAGATTATATCCAAAAATTATCTTAA
- a CDS encoding YraN family protein, whose amino-acid sequence MAQHNELGKKGEQLAVEFLLKNDYTIVERNYRFEKAEVDIIAKTGDILAIVEVKTRSTTDFGNPQDFVKPKQIKNLVKAVDEYVIENDFDLEVRFDIIAIVREGKRFKIEHLENAFYHF is encoded by the coding sequence ATGGCACAACATAATGAGCTAGGCAAAAAAGGAGAGCAATTAGCAGTAGAGTTTTTACTTAAGAATGACTATACTATTGTTGAACGTAATTATAGATTCGAAAAAGCCGAAGTTGATATCATTGCTAAAACGGGTGACATTTTAGCCATTGTAGAAGTAAAAACACGTTCTACGACAGATTTTGGTAATCCTCAGGATTTTGTAAAACCTAAACAAATTAAAAACCTTGTAAAAGCTGTAGATGAATATGTCATTGAAAATGACTTTGATTTAGAAGTTAGATTCGATATAATCGCTATTGTTAGAGAAGGGAAGAGATTTAAAATTGAGCATCTAGAAAATGCCTTTTATCATTTCTAA
- the nadD gene encoding nicotinate (nicotinamide) nucleotide adenylyltransferase produces MKVGLYFGTFNPIHVGHLTIANHLAEHSDLDQIWFVVTPLSPFKKKNSLLDNQQRLEMVYRATKDYTKLRPCDIEFGLKQPNYTIDTLTYLFEKFPEHEFALIMGEDNLKSFHKWKNYELIIENHSIYVYPRLSDGKVESQFNNHPKIEKVNAPIMELSSTFIRKEIKDGKNIRPMLPMNVWEYLDEMNFYK; encoded by the coding sequence ATGAAGGTTGGTTTATATTTTGGTACGTTTAACCCAATACATGTTGGGCATTTAACTATTGCCAATCATTTGGCAGAGCATAGTGATTTGGATCAAATTTGGTTTGTAGTAACACCTCTAAGCCCTTTTAAGAAAAAAAATAGTTTGTTAGATAATCAGCAACGCCTAGAGATGGTTTATCGCGCCACAAAAGACTACACAAAACTAAGACCATGTGATATTGAGTTTGGTCTTAAACAACCCAATTACACCATAGACACACTTACCTATCTTTTTGAAAAATTCCCTGAACATGAGTTTGCTTTAATTATGGGAGAAGACAATTTAAAAAGCTTCCATAAATGGAAAAACTACGAGCTTATTATAGAGAATCATAGTATTTATGTTTACCCAAGATTATCGGATGGAAAAGTAGAGTCTCAATTTAACAATCATCCTAAGATTGAAAAAGTTAATGCTCCAATTATGGAATTATCATCTACTTTTATTCGAAAAGAAATTAAGGATGGTAAAAATATTAGACCTATGCTTCCTATGAATGTATGGGAATACTTAGATGAGATGAATTTTTACAAGTAA
- the gmk gene encoding guanylate kinase has product MSEESKTKEGKLIVFSAPSGSGKTTIVRHLLKQQELNLEFSISATSREARGNEQHGKDYYYLSLKEFKNKIKADEFLEWEEVYRDNFYGTLKAEVERIWAKGKHVIFDIDVSGGLRIKRKFPDQTLAVFVKPPDLNELVRRLKDRGEESEEKISMRVAKAPAELATAPLFDVIVVNSKLDEALENAYSLVSDFISK; this is encoded by the coding sequence GTGTCAGAAGAAAGTAAAACAAAAGAAGGTAAACTCATTGTATTTTCAGCACCATCAGGATCTGGAAAAACAACCATTGTTCGTCATTTATTGAAGCAACAAGAACTCAATTTAGAGTTTTCTATTTCGGCGACTTCAAGAGAAGCACGAGGCAATGAACAACATGGAAAAGATTATTATTATCTCTCGCTCAAAGAATTTAAAAACAAAATAAAGGCAGATGAATTCCTAGAATGGGAAGAAGTCTATAGAGACAACTTTTATGGTACATTAAAAGCTGAAGTAGAGCGCATTTGGGCAAAAGGAAAACATGTTATTTTTGATATTGATGTTTCTGGAGGACTCAGAATAAAACGTAAATTCCCTGACCAAACGTTAGCTGTTTTTGTAAAACCACCTGATTTAAATGAATTAGTAAGACGCCTTAAAGATCGTGGCGAAGAGAGTGAAGAAAAAATAAGTATGCGTGTTGCAAAAGCACCAGCAGAATTAGCTACTGCACCACTTTTTGATGTTATTGTTGTTAACTCTAAATTAGATGAAGCCTTGGAAAATGCTTATAGTCTAGTTTCGGATTTTATATCTAAATAA
- a CDS encoding YicC/YloC family endoribonuclease — MIQSMTGYGKSVLQLPTKKISIELKSLNSKSLDLNARMPSMYRAKELIIRKLIAKNLVRGKVDFSLYVEITGEDTSSKINKTVVKEYIKQLKDVVDGGDHTEFLKMAVRMPDAITTERDEIDEEEWSAISKEIHDAISKIVIYRKDEGAILEQDFTNRISKLRHLLQEVITMDPDRIDGVRARLEKGVSDIKEKVDENRFEQELVYYIEKFDITEEKVRLDNHLDYFTKTLKSDDSNGKKLGFISQEIGREINTIGSKSNYAPMQKLVVQMKDELEKIKEQLLNVL, encoded by the coding sequence ATGATACAATCCATGACAGGTTATGGGAAATCTGTACTTCAGCTCCCAACAAAAAAAATATCCATTGAACTAAAATCACTAAATAGTAAAAGTTTAGATCTCAATGCTCGTATGCCATCAATGTATCGTGCAAAAGAGTTGATTATTAGGAAATTAATCGCTAAAAATCTTGTTAGAGGAAAAGTAGATTTTTCACTATATGTTGAAATTACTGGTGAGGACACTAGTTCTAAGATTAACAAAACTGTAGTTAAAGAGTATATAAAGCAACTCAAGGATGTTGTTGATGGAGGAGATCATACAGAATTCTTAAAAATGGCTGTGCGCATGCCAGATGCTATAACCACAGAACGTGATGAAATTGATGAAGAAGAATGGTCTGCAATTAGCAAAGAAATACACGATGCAATTTCTAAAATTGTAATCTACAGAAAAGATGAAGGGGCTATTTTAGAACAAGACTTTACAAATAGAATTTCTAAACTAAGACATTTACTGCAAGAAGTCATCACTATGGATCCTGACCGTATAGATGGTGTTAGGGCACGTTTAGAAAAAGGAGTTTCAGATATTAAAGAAAAAGTAGATGAAAATCGTTTTGAACAAGAACTTGTCTATTACATAGAAAAGTTTGATATCACAGAAGAGAAAGTGCGATTAGACAATCATCTAGATTATTTTACTAAAACACTAAAATCTGATGATTCTAATGGTAAAAAACTCGGTTTTATATCTCAAGAAATCGGAAGAGAGATAAATACTATTGGTTCAAAATCTAATTATGCACCGATGCAAAAGCTTGTGGTACAGATGAAAGATGAACTAGAGAAAATTAAGGAACAGTTATTGAACGTTCTTTAA
- a CDS encoding acyl-CoA thioesterase → MYKKQFEIRWSDVDANGHLANSAYTNFMSHARMSFFSEQGFSMPEIRKHNVGPVVFYEHMYYFKESFIGAPIIVTIEVSGLSEDGMLFMFEHNFYNEKGENLAYCEMQGGWIDLKARKLTGLPEPLLVLAGKFPKSKTFKVLTKSDTRKHGVKPKPMGL, encoded by the coding sequence ATGTACAAAAAACAGTTTGAAATCCGATGGAGTGATGTAGATGCCAATGGGCATTTAGCCAATTCTGCATATACCAATTTTATGAGCCACGCAAGGATGTCTTTCTTTAGTGAACAAGGCTTTTCCATGCCAGAAATTAGAAAGCATAATGTTGGACCAGTAGTGTTTTATGAGCATATGTATTATTTCAAAGAATCTTTTATAGGAGCACCGATTATCGTGACTATTGAAGTTTCAGGGTTAAGTGAAGACGGTATGCTTTTTATGTTTGAGCATAATTTTTATAATGAAAAAGGTGAAAATTTAGCTTATTGTGAAATGCAAGGAGGATGGATAGATCTAAAAGCTAGAAAGTTGACAGGTTTACCAGAGCCTTTGTTAGTCTTGGCAGGCAAATTCCCAAAGTCTAAGACTTTTAAAGTACTGACAAAATCAGATACTCGTAAACATGGAGTGAAGCCAAAACCAATGGGGCTTTAA
- a CDS encoding peptidogalycan biosysnthesis protein produces MSLNSKIFKSVDVIPKKYWDSVNCCTNIYYSPEFLKSFEVANTDIEFNYIFILKDEEAVAFANTQILTIGVETITQNIRMSSKIRSVVNNMFCNNQIKVLFCGNVFLSGEYGTFLKDGEPKVETFNAIAKVVKQLSKATKRLNAIFVKDFENESLHITDHLKSYDYAAMQVEPNMIITLKPEWHSFEDYKSALKSKYRVKANKTDSKSKKLKAKLFTKEDIKTHKDELQALYQNTISNADFNAQVLNLDTYKNLKESFGEKFIVKGYFLNEKLVGFLSAMQNETNLDAHFIGIDYANNKEFAIYPRILNDYLRLGIETKSSQINLGRTASEIKSTLGAQPKALICYCKHKRYLPNQILKPFIKNVKIKSFKQHSVFK; encoded by the coding sequence TTGTCTTTAAACTCTAAAATATTTAAATCAGTAGATGTCATTCCGAAAAAATATTGGGATAGTGTAAACTGTTGTACTAACATTTATTATTCTCCTGAATTTTTAAAGAGTTTTGAGGTTGCCAATACTGACATTGAATTCAATTATATCTTTATATTAAAAGACGAAGAAGCTGTTGCTTTCGCTAATACTCAAATCCTAACTATAGGAGTTGAAACCATTACTCAAAACATTAGAATGTCTAGTAAAATTAGAAGCGTTGTAAATAATATGTTTTGTAATAATCAAATAAAAGTTCTCTTTTGTGGTAACGTGTTCTTGAGTGGAGAATATGGAACATTTTTAAAAGATGGAGAACCTAAAGTTGAAACTTTTAATGCTATAGCTAAAGTTGTAAAGCAATTATCTAAGGCAACTAAAAGACTCAATGCTATATTTGTTAAAGACTTTGAAAACGAATCACTTCATATTACAGATCACTTAAAATCTTATGATTATGCAGCAATGCAAGTGGAACCAAATATGATTATAACTTTAAAACCAGAATGGCATTCGTTTGAAGATTATAAAAGCGCATTAAAATCTAAATACCGTGTAAAAGCGAATAAAACAGATTCTAAAAGCAAAAAATTAAAGGCTAAGTTATTTACAAAAGAAGATATTAAAACTCACAAAGATGAGCTTCAAGCATTATATCAAAACACCATTAGTAATGCTGATTTTAATGCTCAGGTTTTAAACCTTGATACTTATAAGAATCTTAAAGAATCTTTCGGAGAGAAATTTATTGTGAAAGGTTATTTCTTAAATGAAAAGTTAGTCGGGTTCTTATCTGCAATGCAAAACGAAACTAATCTCGATGCACACTTTATTGGTATTGATTATGCAAATAATAAAGAATTTGCTATATACCCAAGAATATTAAATGATTATTTACGACTTGGTATCGAGACAAAATCATCACAAATTAATTTAGGAAGAACAGCTTCAGAAATTAAGAGTACTCTTGGCGCTCAACCAAAAGCATTAATTTGCTATTGTAAGCATAAGCGCTATTTGCCAAATCAGATTTTAAAACCATTTATAAAGAATGTAAAAATAAAGTCTTTTAAACAGCACTCAGTCTTTAAATGA
- a CDS encoding DMT family transporter: MNSRSFAIFALLMVQVLYGLNYTFAKIVMNENYVKPFALTILRVGGAAILFWLISIWLPKEKVERKDYFKFFVAAVFGVAINMLFYIKGVELTTPIHASAIITINPVLILILSSIVLKEKITGLKVLGLGLALAGALALTLFGDSDRVGDNVLLGNTFIFINSIFYSIYIILIKQLTAKYHPFTFIKWLFLFGFFMVLPFGYNQLQEVEWQVFTPYVYFLILFVVVGATFGTYLLNPIALNKLKASTVGIFIYLQPVIAGLFAIIMDADSIDSLKIVAMVLIFSGVYLVSRKSNKVN, encoded by the coding sequence ATGAATAGCAGAAGCTTTGCCATTTTTGCACTTTTAATGGTCCAAGTCTTATATGGATTGAACTATACGTTTGCAAAAATAGTGATGAATGAAAACTACGTAAAGCCCTTTGCTCTAACTATATTAAGAGTTGGAGGAGCTGCAATTTTGTTTTGGCTTATTAGTATATGGCTACCAAAAGAAAAAGTAGAACGAAAAGACTATTTTAAGTTTTTTGTTGCTGCAGTTTTTGGTGTTGCCATTAATATGCTTTTTTATATTAAAGGTGTTGAATTGACGACTCCAATTCATGCTTCAGCAATAATTACTATTAACCCTGTTCTTATTTTAATCTTATCCTCCATAGTTTTAAAAGAAAAAATTACTGGCTTAAAAGTCTTAGGCTTAGGCTTAGCACTTGCAGGAGCATTAGCATTAACTCTTTTTGGAGATTCGGATCGTGTAGGAGATAATGTATTACTAGGTAATACTTTTATTTTTATTAACTCTATTTTCTATAGTATTTATATTATACTAATCAAACAACTTACCGCTAAATATCATCCATTTACATTTATAAAATGGTTGTTTTTGTTTGGATTTTTTATGGTTTTACCATTTGGGTATAATCAATTACAAGAAGTAGAATGGCAAGTATTTACACCATATGTTTACTTTTTAATTTTATTTGTGGTAGTTGGTGCAACATTTGGAACCTATTTACTCAACCCAATAGCTCTAAATAAACTTAAAGCATCAACTGTTGGTATCTTTATTTATTTGCAACCTGTAATTGCTGGCCTATTTGCTATTATCATGGATGCTGATAGTATTGATTCTTTGAAAATTGTTGCTATGGTTCTTATTTTTTCTGGTGTATATTTAGTTTCTCGAAAATCTAATAAAGTCAATTGA
- a CDS encoding arsenate reductase family protein encodes MKKIYYLSTCNTCTRIITELNLPKDFILQDIKTELMTESQIDEMRTLTDSYESLFSKRARLYKELGLKEKSLFENDYKNSILEHYTFLKRPVILFNNLIFIGNSKKIVEAAKQAIHE; translated from the coding sequence ATGAAAAAAATATATTATTTAAGTACATGTAATACGTGTACAAGAATTATTACTGAACTTAATTTGCCTAAAGATTTTATACTCCAGGATATAAAAACAGAGCTAATGACTGAGTCTCAAATTGATGAGATGAGAACACTAACTGACAGCTACGAAAGTCTATTTAGTAAAAGAGCAAGGTTATATAAAGAATTAGGTCTAAAAGAGAAATCACTCTTTGAAAACGATTATAAAAACTCTATTTTAGAACACTACACGTTTTTAAAACGTCCAGTAATTTTATTCAATAATCTAATCTTTATTGGTAATTCTAAAAAAATAGTAGAAGCCGCAAAACAAGCTATACATGAATAG
- a CDS encoding DinB family protein, whose translation MNWEFDVAIKNRTLLKSFIENHTLKELNKVPDGFSNNIIWNIAHTIVTQQILVYRLSGLRMVLSDEMVTTFKKGTKTERNLSQAEVDTIKGLLFSPIEKTKEDYDNKIFQTYNQYTVSTKSTLSNVEDAISFNNFHEGIHLGYILALRKSL comes from the coding sequence ATGAATTGGGAATTTGATGTTGCTATAAAAAATAGAACATTATTAAAAAGTTTTATTGAAAATCATACTTTAAAAGAATTGAATAAAGTACCTGATGGTTTTAGTAATAATATCATTTGGAATATTGCACATACAATTGTTACGCAACAAATATTGGTCTATAGATTATCTGGTTTGCGAATGGTTTTATCTGATGAGATGGTTACAACCTTTAAAAAAGGAACAAAAACTGAACGCAATTTATCTCAAGCCGAAGTGGATACTATTAAAGGTTTATTGTTTTCGCCAATTGAAAAAACGAAGGAAGATTACGACAATAAAATTTTTCAGACTTATAATCAATATACAGTGAGTACAAAAAGTACATTAAGTAATGTCGAAGATGCTATAAGTTTTAATAATTTTCATGAAGGCATACATTTAGGTTATATTTTAGCACTTAGAAAATCGTTATAG
- a CDS encoding cation:proton antiporter, which produces MDYYSIATVLIVLSAIFGYINVKFLKLPITIGLMLITIVFTIVLVGVAQFDDTLLAREKAFISSIDFETVLLDIMLSFLLFAGALHTNFNQLKIQRGPILAFATLGVLISTFLVGIVMFYVLQLMGSNVKFIYCLLFGALISPTDPIAVLGILKKAGAPKKLETKIVGESLFNDGVGVVVFLTIFAIASKPNAAISFSDIATLFGQEVIGGVALGLLLGWITYRLMKSIDNYEIEVILTLATVMGGTMLAHKFHLSAPLAMVTAGLIVGNDTVRNSAMSETTEAYVDKFWELIDVLLNTILFVMIGMEMLVLTLEGKFIYAGLLAIPIILMCRYISLWLPIKFFAKRLDFVPKTNLIMTWGGLRGGISIALALSLTKEMHRELFLVITYVVVVVSIVGQGLTVEPIIKRLTRETD; this is translated from the coding sequence ATGGATTACTACTCAATTGCTACAGTTTTAATTGTCTTATCAGCAATCTTTGGTTACATCAATGTAAAGTTTTTAAAATTACCTATTACCATTGGTTTAATGTTGATTACCATTGTGTTTACCATAGTCTTGGTTGGTGTTGCTCAGTTTGATGACACATTACTTGCAAGAGAGAAAGCATTTATCTCTAGTATTGATTTTGAAACTGTTCTGCTAGATATTATGTTAAGTTTCCTGCTTTTTGCAGGTGCTTTGCATACTAATTTTAATCAATTAAAGATTCAACGAGGGCCTATTTTAGCGTTCGCTACTTTAGGTGTTTTAATCTCAACATTTTTAGTTGGTATTGTAATGTTCTACGTTTTACAATTGATGGGATCAAATGTTAAATTCATTTACTGCTTATTATTTGGTGCTTTGATTTCTCCTACAGATCCTATTGCAGTTTTAGGGATTTTAAAAAAAGCAGGAGCACCAAAAAAACTGGAAACTAAAATTGTTGGTGAATCCTTATTTAATGATGGAGTAGGTGTTGTGGTATTCTTAACTATTTTCGCCATTGCTTCAAAGCCCAATGCTGCGATTTCGTTTTCAGATATTGCTACTTTGTTTGGTCAAGAAGTTATTGGAGGAGTAGCTTTAGGGTTATTATTGGGATGGATTACCTATCGTTTAATGAAGTCTATAGATAACTACGAAATCGAAGTAATTTTAACTTTAGCTACTGTAATGGGAGGTACCATGTTGGCCCACAAATTCCATTTATCTGCACCTCTAGCAATGGTAACTGCGGGACTTATAGTAGGTAATGATACCGTTAGAAATTCAGCGATGTCAGAGACAACCGAAGCATATGTGGATAAATTTTGGGAGCTCATTGATGTATTATTAAATACTATTTTGTTTGTAATGATTGGTATGGAAATGCTCGTTTTAACCCTAGAAGGAAAATTTATTTATGCAGGTTTATTAGCTATTCCTATTATTTTAATGTGTCGTTATATTTCTTTATGGTTGCCCATTAAATTCTTTGCTAAACGATTAGATTTTGTACCCAAAACAAACTTAATAATGACTTGGGGAGGATTGCGAGGTGGAATTTCTATTGCCTTAGCATTAAGTTTAACTAAAGAAATGCATAGAGAATTGTTCTTAGTAATTACTTATGTGGTAGTTGTTGTTTCTATAGTTGGTCAAGGTTTAACGGTAGAACCAATTATAAAACGATTGACCAGAGAGACAGACTAA
- a CDS encoding DUF3298 and DUF4163 domain-containing protein encodes MKRTLRLLFLLLILNSCTSEFKPATFKTSSIEKSFEADISATYDKAEGNSDLSEVINSNIKRSIISSLGVEGNMKDLYSVLADFNTEYLDFKKDFSDASETIWELHIETEKTYQSAGIITIAISTYQFKGGAHGSDVISFINLNAKTGEILSLNEIIKNIGDFKGLAKTNFIKSLEIENENLKMEDFFFGKPFQLPDNIGFTDDGLVLLYNIYEVATYNEGYTEFVIPFEDLESYLNFN; translated from the coding sequence TTGAAACGAACATTGCGCCTTTTATTTCTGTTACTGATTTTAAATTCGTGTACCTCTGAATTTAAACCAGCAACTTTTAAAACCTCATCAATTGAAAAATCATTTGAAGCTGATATATCAGCAACTTATGATAAGGCAGAAGGTAATAGTGACTTAAGTGAAGTTATTAATAGTAATATAAAACGGTCAATAATTTCTTCATTAGGTGTAGAAGGAAATATGAAAGATCTATATTCAGTTTTAGCTGATTTTAACACAGAATATCTCGATTTTAAAAAGGATTTTTCGGATGCTTCAGAAACTATTTGGGAACTTCACATTGAAACTGAAAAAACCTATCAATCAGCAGGTATCATTACTATTGCTATCAGTACTTATCAATTTAAAGGTGGTGCACATGGAAGTGATGTTATTTCATTTATAAATCTTAATGCTAAGACAGGTGAAATTCTAAGTCTAAATGAAATCATTAAAAATATTGGCGATTTTAAAGGTCTTGCTAAGACCAACTTTATCAAATCACTAGAAATTGAAAATGAAAACTTAAAAATGGAAGATTTCTTTTTCGGAAAACCATTTCAATTACCAGACAATATCGGTTTCACAGACGATGGTTTAGTTTTATTATACAATATATATGAAGTTGCCACATATAATGAAGGTTATACTGAATTTGTTATTCCTTTTGAAGATTTAGAGTCTTATCTAAATTTCAATTAG
- a CDS encoding cystathionine gamma-synthase, with translation MKFNTKAIHGGQKHDIAYGSVMPPIYQTSTYAQTTPGGHKGYEYSRTHNPTRHALENSLASIENGNFGLAFSSGLASIDAILKLLKPGDEVISTNDLYGGTYRLFTKIYEDFGIKFHFIGMENTEHIEEYINNKTKLIWVETPTNPMLNIIDIVATVKIAKKHNVLLAVDNTFATPYLQRPLDLGADIVMHSATKYLGGHSDLVMGALIVKDKELADRLYFIQNASGAICGPQDAFLALRGIKTLHLRMQRHCENGKAIAEYLVNHPKIENVYWPGFKTHPNHNTAISQMDDFGGMVSFTTKENNYQEAIKIVENLKIFTLAESLGGVESLAGHPVSMTHASIPKEEREKAGIVDSLIRLSVGIEDKEDLILDLKRAIG, from the coding sequence ATGAAATTCAACACAAAGGCTATACATGGAGGCCAGAAACATGATATTGCATATGGATCTGTAATGCCGCCAATTTATCAAACATCAACTTACGCGCAAACCACTCCTGGTGGTCATAAAGGTTATGAATATTCTAGAACTCACAACCCAACCAGACATGCTTTAGAAAATTCGCTCGCAAGCATTGAGAATGGAAATTTCGGGTTGGCATTTAGTTCGGGCTTAGCATCTATAGATGCAATATTAAAATTACTAAAGCCTGGTGATGAAGTTATCTCTACAAATGATTTATATGGTGGGACATATCGTTTATTTACTAAAATATATGAAGATTTTGGTATAAAGTTTCATTTCATTGGTATGGAAAATACTGAGCATATTGAAGAATATATTAATAATAAGACTAAGTTAATTTGGGTTGAAACACCAACCAACCCAATGCTAAATATTATCGATATAGTAGCTACTGTAAAAATTGCAAAAAAGCATAATGTTCTCTTAGCTGTTGATAACACGTTTGCTACACCTTATTTACAAAGACCATTAGATTTAGGCGCAGATATTGTAATGCATTCAGCAACAAAATATTTGGGTGGTCATAGTGATTTAGTAATGGGGGCATTGATTGTTAAGGATAAAGAATTAGCAGATAGATTATATTTTATACAGAATGCAAGTGGAGCAATTTGTGGACCTCAAGATGCTTTTTTAGCATTAAGAGGAATAAAAACCTTGCATTTGCGTATGCAACGTCATTGCGAAAACGGAAAAGCTATTGCGGAATATTTAGTAAATCATCCTAAAATTGAAAATGTATACTGGCCAGGTTTTAAAACGCATCCTAATCACAATACTGCCATATCTCAAATGGATGATTTTGGCGGTATGGTATCGTTTACAACTAAGGAGAATAATTACCAAGAGGCAATTAAAATTGTAGAAAATTTAAAAATATTTACTTTGGCAGAATCTTTAGGAGGCGTAGAGTCTTTAGCTGGTCATCCTGTAAGTATGACACATGCAAGCATCCCAAAGGAAGAGCGTGAAAAAGCAGGTATTGTAGATTCTTTAATTAGATTGAGTGTTGGTATTGAAGATAAAGAAGATTTAATTTTAGATTTGAAACGCGCAATTGGATAA